A region of Oncorhynchus kisutch isolate 150728-3 unplaced genomic scaffold, Okis_V2 scaffold866, whole genome shotgun sequence DNA encodes the following proteins:
- the LOC116352716 gene encoding protein Tob1 — protein MQLEIQVALNFVISYLYNKLPRRRVNIFGEELERQLKGKYEGHWYPDKPYKGSGFRCIHVGEKVDPVVEKAAKESGLDIEDVRHNLPQDLSVWIDPFEVSYQIGEKGPVKVLYVDDSNESSPSGLELDKEIKNSFNPEAQVFMPISEPVVGPSPTSSSPSPPFGHSAAVSPTFMPRSNQPLTFTTATFAATKFGSTKMKSSSRNNQNGNGGQGGQGQKVARTSPTNLGLNVNTLLKQKAISTSMHSLYGLGLGQQQASALSPNAKEFVFPNLQGQGSPSALFPGDSSLSLSPLQYSNAFDMFAAYGGLNDKSLMDGLNFSLNNMQYSNQQFQPVMAN, from the coding sequence ATGCAGCTTGAAATCCAAGTAGCCCTCAACTTCGTCATCTCCTACCTTTACAACAAGCTGCCGCGACGACGGGTCAACATCTTCGGCGAGGAGCTTGAGAGGCAGCTCAAGGGGAAGTATGAGGGCCACTGGTACCCAGACAAGCCATACAAGGGCTCTGGATTCAGGTGCATCCACGTAGGGGAGAAGGTGGACCCAGTGGTAGAGAAGGCAGCCAAAGAGAGTGGCCTGGACATTGAGGATGTGCGCCACAATCTGCCTCAGGACCTCAGTGTGTGGATCGACCCCTTCGAGGTATCCTACCAGATCGGGGAGAAGGGGCCCGTCAAGGTGCTCTACGTGGACGACAGCAATGAGAGCAGCCCCAGTGGTCTGGAGCTGGACAAGGAGATCAAGAACAGTTTCAACCCTGAGGCCCAGGTCTTCATGCCCATCAGCGAGCCTGTGGTGGGCCCCTCTCCGACTTCCAGCTCGCCCTCGCCTCCCTTCGGCCACTCGGCTGCTGTCAGCCCCACCTTCATGCCACGCTCCAACCAGCCTTTAACCTTCACCACCGCCACCTTCGCCGCCACCAAATTCGGCTCCACCAAAATGAAGAGCAGCAGCCGCAACAACCAGAACGGCAACGGTGGCCAAGGCGGGCAGGGCCAGAAGGTGGCCCGCACCTCGCCCACCAACCTGGGCCTGAATGTGAACACGCTGCTGAAGCAGAAAGCCATCTCCACCTCCATGCACTCTCTGTACGGGTTGGGCCTGGGCCAGCAGCAggcctcagccctcagccccaaCGCCAAGGAGTTTGTGTTCCCCAACCTCCAGGGCCAGGGGAGCCCGAGTGCCCTATTCCCCGGTGACAGCTCCCTCAGCCTCAGCCCGCTGCAGTACAGCAATGCCTTCGACATGTTTGCGGCCTACGGAGGTCTCAACGACAAGTCCCTTATGGACGGCTTGAATTTCAGTTTGAACAACAT